The DNA sequence CCACGATTCCACCAATTCGCTCGTCATCAGTGCGGCGCCGGAAACCCTGCTCAGCCTGGAGCGCGTAATTGGGGATCTTGACCGTCGGCGCGCCCAGGTTCTCGTCGAGGCGATCATCGTCGAAATGTCCGACGACACGGCTCGCCAGCTGGGCGTGCAGTTCCTGTTGTCCGGCACCGAGAACAGCACGGTCCCGTTTGCTACGACGAACTTTTCTGCCTCCGCGCCGAACCTTCTCACCCTGGCTGGCGCCATCAGCAGCGACACGCCATTCTCAAGCGATGATGAAGACGCCAATGACGCCCTGACCACCGCGGCCCTGAATTCCCTTCTCGGGCTGACCGGCCTGACCGTTGGTGTCGGCGGCCAGGACGGAGACACGCTGTTCGGCGCGGTGCTTACGGCTGTCGAAGCGGACACCAATTCCCGCATTCTGTCGAAGCCATTCAACATGACGCTGGACAATGGCACATCCTCCTTGCTGGTCGGTCAGAACGTCCCGATCACCACGGGACAGGTGCTCGGCGATGACAATTCCAATCCATTCACAACGGTAGAGCGCAAGGATGTCGGTGTCGGACTCACGGTTACGCCGCGTATTTCCAATGACGGCACCATCCGTATGGAAATCTCCCAGACCGTGTCCAATGTAGCCGGTGCCATTTCAGCCGGTGTCACCGATGTCGTCTTCAACACGCGCGAGATCAATACCAGCGTGATCGCCGATGATGGCGAGATCATTGTTCTGGGCGGCCTGATCGAACAATCCGAAGCGTTCACGAACGAGAAGGTGCCGGTGCTTGGCGATATTCCCGTTGCGGGCCGTCTGTTCCGCACCGAGGGCAAGGCACTCGGCCGTACCAATCTCATGGTCTTTATCCGGCCGACCATCATTCGCGACCGGGCCGGGGCCAGCGCCGCGACCGCACGGTCTTACAATTACATCCGCGCCGAGGAATTGTGGGCCGGTGAAGGGGACTCCGGGTCGTCCATCGACAATTTCATCACGGAAGTCCTGGGAAGCCCGCCACCACGATGACCCAGCCCCAGTTCACCTACGCCTTTGCCAAGGACAAGGGGCTTGTCGTCCTGCCGGACCGCCAGCCCCTGACAGTCGGTGTGCGTCAGGGCGCCGACCCGCTTGCGCTCATTGAGGCGCGGCGTGCGCTCGGCGGCGTGGTGGCGCTGGAGACGCTGGACCGGGAGTCGTATGACCGGCTTCTGGCCGAGGCCTTTGCCAAGGGGCCGATGGCGGATGATGACGTTGATGCCGCGATGGAAAGCCGGGGCGGACTGGAAAGCCTGATCGACGACATTCCCAAAGCGGCCGACCTGCTGGACGGACAGGATGATGCGCCGGTGATCCGTCTGATCAACGGCCTGATCCATGAGGCCATCAAACGGCGTGCATCCGATATCCATATCGATCCGTTTGAGGATCATTTGTCCATTCGCTACCGGATCGACGGGGATCTCGTCGAGGTGCTGACACCGCCGCGGAAGCTGGCTGCGCCCATTGTCTCCCGCATCAAGGTCATGGCGCGGCTCGACATTGCGGAAAAACGCCTGCCGCAGGATGGCCGGATCTCCCTGTCGGTCGGGGGGCGCTCCATCGATGTGCGCGTGGCGACCCTGCCGACCCGCTACGGGGAACGAGTTGTTCTGCGCCTTCTGGACACGAAGAACGCCCTGGTCGGGCTGACCGAGCTTGGCATGGATCAGGACACGCTGGCCCGGTTCTCCGAGGCTCTGGCCCAGCCGAACGGCGTGATCCTCGTGACCGGGCCGGTCGGGTCCGGAAAGACCACGACGCTCTACGCTTCCCTGTCGCGCCTCAACAATGGCCGCGACAATATCATGACGCTGGAAGACCCTGTCGAATATGGTCTGCCGGGTATCAGTCAGACGCAGATGGATCACAAGGTTGGTCTGACCTTTGCGGCGACGCTGCGCTCGATCCTGCGACAGGACCCGAATGTGGTCATGGTGGGCGAGATCCGCGACTCCGAAACAGCCGAAGTCGCATTCGAATTCGCCTCCACCGGCCGTCTTGCCCTCTCCACCCTGCACACCAACAGCGCCGCCGGTGCCATCACGCGCCTGCGGGACATGGGCGTTGAGGCCTATTTGCTGGCATCCACCCTTCGTGCGGTCATGGCCCAGCGCCTGGTGCGGCGCCTCTGCCCGAACTGCCGGACCGAGCGTCCCGCGACCGCTGTTGAACTCGACGCGCTCGGCTTCGCGGCGGGCGAAACACTCTTGGTGGGCGAGCCGGCCGGCTGCTTTTCCTGCGGCAATACCGGCTTTGACGGCCGCATCGGTATCTATGAACTGCTCGTCGTGGATGCCGGAATCCGGGAACTGCTCGGCGCGGAGGTCAGCGAACATCGCATCGACGAAGCGGCCTTCTCCGCGCATGACCGCCTGATCGACAATGCCCGGCGCTATGTGGTGTCGAAGGAAACCAGCCCGGCCGAAGTGCTGCGTGTCTGCCGCAAGGGAGGCGGATGATGCCGGCGTTTGAATATGTTGCAGTGGACGGCCATGGCCGGCGTCAGAAAGGGATCATCTCGGCCGACAGTCCCCGGTCTGCGCGCCGCGAACTGCGCCTGCGGGATCTCATGGCGCTCGATGTCAATCCCGTCAGCGAAAAGGCTGCCACGGCCAGCCGCATCGGCGGGCGCATCAGCGACAAGCAGCGGGTCCTGCTCGTGCGGCAATTGTCCGTTCTCCTGCAGTCCGGATTGCCGGTCGAACAGGCGCTCGCGGCGGCGGCAGAGGATGCGGCGACCCCGCAAACCCAGCGCGTGCTGCATGCCATCAAGACCGAAGTTACCGAAGGCGGCCGTCTGGCGGACGCCATGGCGGTGACGCCGAAAGCCTTCCCGCCCCTGGTGCGGTCCGTCGTGGCCGCGGGGGAATTGTCAGGCCGTCTCGGCGACGTCACCGAACGCCTGGCGACCTATCTGGAGCGCAGCCACCAGCTGCGCCAGAAGGTGCAGGCTGCCCTGATCTATCCGGCGGTGCTGGGCATCATGGCTATCGGCATGATCATCGCCATGATGCTGTTTGTCGTGCCGCGCCTAGTGGAACAGTTCGACCTGTTCGATGCGGACCTGCCGCTGATCACGCGCCTGGTGATCGGCCTGTCAGAGACGTTGCAATCCCATGGTCTCTGGATCGCTCTGGGCCTGGCCATGCTCGCAGTCGCTGTGGCCCGAGCTATTCGCCTTCCAGCCATCCGGCGCAGTCTCGACCGCTACAGCCTGTCGATCCCGGTGGTCGGCCCGTTGAATCGGACGGTTTGCGCCGGCCGCTTTGCGCGTGTCTTCGCCACCCTGTCCGGATCCGGCGCCACGGTATTGGAGGCGCTGGGCGGCGCAAAGGGCGCTGCGGGCAATCTCGTCTTCAGCGACGCCGCCGACCAGATCGCCGAGCGCGTGCGGGAAGGCGGATCCTTCGCCAGCGCGCTCAAGGCGACAGGCGTGTTTCCGCCGATGATGGTCCACATGGTCTCGAGCGGCGAGGCAGGCCGCGACATTCCCGGCATGATGACCCGCGCGGCGGATTTCCTTGATGTTGAATTCGAGACCGGTTCCGCAACCCTGCTGTCATTGCTGGAACCCCTGATCATTGTTGTGCTCGGCGGTCTTGTCGGCCTGATCGTCCTGTCGGTCATGCTGCCGATCCTGCAACTCAACACGCTCGCCATCGGATAGGAGGCAGTCATGCGTACGAAATCGTCCCGCCGCCGCAAGGAAGCCAGCCGCAAGGATGCCGGCTTTTCGCTCGTCGAACTCATGGTGGTCGTCTTCATCATGGGCCTGCTGGCCACGCTCATCGTGATCAATGTCGCTCCGGCTACGGACCAGTCACGTGTCGGCAAGGCGCGCTCGGACATTGCCGCGCTGGAAAGTGCGCTCGATATGTACAATCTCGACATGTACAGCTACCCGTCCGCCGATCAGGGGCTGGCAGCCCTCAGCACCGCACCGGCCGGCGCGCAGGCGGCACAATACCGTCCCGGCGGCTATATCAAGCGCCTGCGCACTGACCCCTGGGGCAATGCCTATCAATATGCCTATCCCGGCACACGGTCCGGCGGCGCCTATGATGTCTTCTCACCCGGCCCGGACGGGCAGGCAGGCAATGAGGATGATATCGGGAACTGGGACACCCAGCCCTGAACCGATGACCCAGTCCAGCCCCATGCAATCCGGCATGTCCCTGATCGAGGTCCTCGTCGCCCTGTTCATCCTGGCTATGGCCAGCGCGGCGATCATGATGACCCTCCCGCGTCAGCCCTCCGGGCTCGACCGCGAGATCGCGCGTCTTGAAGGCACGATCGACCGACTGGCCGGGCAGGCGATAGCGTCCGGCGAAGTGCACGCCCTCCGTCTTACACAGGCCGGCTATGTTGCCGAGGCCTGGCGGAATGATGACTGGAGCCCGCTGCGCAATTCAGTGCACACGCTGCCGGCATCGATACGGGTCAGCGTCGCGGAAAGACCCTCGGCATCGGAGCCTGCGAAGACATGGCCGGACATCGTCATGGACACGACCGGCATCGTTACGGCACGAGACCTCGTCCTCCGGGATGGCGCCGGGGAATACCGGCTGGCCGTCGCATCGGACGGTGCCGTGTCGGTGGAGCGCTAGCATGGCCGGGGCTCGCACAGAGCAGGGGTTCACACTGGTCGAGGTGCTCGTCGCGCTCGGCATATTCAGCATTGCTGCCATGTCGCTGGCCCATCTCGGCAACGAGACCCTGGTCGGGGCCCGGCATGTGAACCAGAAATTCCTTGCCACGGTCGAGGCCGACAATCTGATGGCGGAAACGCTCGTTCGCCCGGCGGCTGCCACGGCCGGAGTCCAGTCCGGTACGAGCACACAGCGTGGGCGGCGTCTGGCGTGGCAACGCACGATCAGCGCCACGGACCGCGCCGGTCTGTTTGTGGTGTCGGTAAGCGTCAGCGATGCGGAGTCCGGCCAGCAATTGGCCCTGCGCCAGACCCTGATGCGGGTGCCCGCCCCATGACCCGTACCGATGGCTTCACCCTGATCGAAATGCTCGTCGCCCTCGCGGTGACCTCGCTCCTGATGGTGGCAGGCTCGACCCTGTTGGTCCAGACGCTGCGGTCCGGCAATATGGTTGAGCAGCGCACCGAACTTATCCGGGATCTCGATGCCGCACACAGCCTGCTGAGGGATGATCTGGCCAATGCGACCCTGCGCCGGACCCGTGCGCCCAATGGTCTGGACACGGCGCGGGCCTTCAGTGGCGGCTTTTCGACACTGGAGCCCCTGATGGCATTCACGCGGGCCGGGTGGCCCAATCCAGCAGGCATGGAGCCGCGCGGCGACCTGCAGCGGGTCGAGTATTTCTTTCGGGATGGCCTGCTGGTTCGACGGGCCTGGTTGCGCCCGGATCCTGTCTACGCCACGCCGTATTCTGACCGGGTGCTTGCCCGGGGTGTGACGGATCTGGATATCCGGTT is a window from the Hyphomonas sp. genome containing:
- a CDS encoding prepilin-type N-terminal cleavage/methylation domain-containing protein, with amino-acid sequence MTQSSPMQSGMSLIEVLVALFILAMASAAIMMTLPRQPSGLDREIARLEGTIDRLAGQAIASGEVHALRLTQAGYVAEAWRNDDWSPLRNSVHTLPASIRVSVAERPSASEPAKTWPDIVMDTTGIVTARDLVLRDGAGEYRLAVASDGAVSVER
- the gspI gene encoding type II secretion system minor pseudopilin GspI → MAGARTEQGFTLVEVLVALGIFSIAAMSLAHLGNETLVGARHVNQKFLATVEADNLMAETLVRPAAATAGVQSGTSTQRGRRLAWQRTISATDRAGLFVVSVSVSDAESGQQLALRQTLMRVPAP
- the gspG gene encoding type II secretion system major pseudopilin GspG is translated as MRTKSSRRRKEASRKDAGFSLVELMVVVFIMGLLATLIVINVAPATDQSRVGKARSDIAALESALDMYNLDMYSYPSADQGLAALSTAPAGAQAAQYRPGGYIKRLRTDPWGNAYQYAYPGTRSGGAYDVFSPGPDGQAGNEDDIGNWDTQP
- the gspF gene encoding type II secretion system inner membrane protein GspF, giving the protein MPAFEYVAVDGHGRRQKGIISADSPRSARRELRLRDLMALDVNPVSEKAATASRIGGRISDKQRVLLVRQLSVLLQSGLPVEQALAAAAEDAATPQTQRVLHAIKTEVTEGGRLADAMAVTPKAFPPLVRSVVAAGELSGRLGDVTERLATYLERSHQLRQKVQAALIYPAVLGIMAIGMIIAMMLFVVPRLVEQFDLFDADLPLITRLVIGLSETLQSHGLWIALGLAMLAVAVARAIRLPAIRRSLDRYSLSIPVVGPLNRTVCAGRFARVFATLSGSGATVLEALGGAKGAAGNLVFSDAADQIAERVREGGSFASALKATGVFPPMMVHMVSSGEAGRDIPGMMTRAADFLDVEFETGSATLLSLLEPLIIVVLGGLVGLIVLSVMLPILQLNTLAIG
- a CDS encoding GspE/PulE family protein — protein: MTQPQFTYAFAKDKGLVVLPDRQPLTVGVRQGADPLALIEARRALGGVVALETLDRESYDRLLAEAFAKGPMADDDVDAAMESRGGLESLIDDIPKAADLLDGQDDAPVIRLINGLIHEAIKRRASDIHIDPFEDHLSIRYRIDGDLVEVLTPPRKLAAPIVSRIKVMARLDIAEKRLPQDGRISLSVGGRSIDVRVATLPTRYGERVVLRLLDTKNALVGLTELGMDQDTLARFSEALAQPNGVILVTGPVGSGKTTTLYASLSRLNNGRDNIMTLEDPVEYGLPGISQTQMDHKVGLTFAATLRSILRQDPNVVMVGEIRDSETAEVAFEFASTGRLALSTLHTNSAAGAITRLRDMGVEAYLLASTLRAVMAQRLVRRLCPNCRTERPATAVELDALGFAAGETLLVGEPAGCFSCGNTGFDGRIGIYELLVVDAGIRELLGAEVSEHRIDEAAFSAHDRLIDNARRYVVSKETSPAEVLRVCRKGGG
- the gspJ gene encoding type II secretion system minor pseudopilin GspJ; translated protein: MTRTDGFTLIEMLVALAVTSLLMVAGSTLLVQTLRSGNMVEQRTELIRDLDAAHSLLRDDLANATLRRTRAPNGLDTARAFSGGFSTLEPLMAFTRAGWPNPAGMEPRGDLQRVEYFFRDGLLVRRAWLRPDPVYATPYSDRVLARGVTDLDIRFLNQDTWTLDWSGQVDRLPHLVELTLVYGEGDELRQVFLVGGAG
- the gspD gene encoding type II secretion system secretin GspD, whose protein sequence is MNLKTILSATAFLAASPTALALADQAPSDTARHILNFEDVELSALIADVSTVTGYTFVVHPEARTKRITVSSTTPLTRQQVFDVFLSSLRVHGFTAIPAGKDTYRIVPEASATGEAGMAAYGSNAFTTEVFNLKHANAIEAAKMLKPIIDEQGQVIANSQSNTLVVVDYASNVPRLRSMVSTIDIDPSVTETIQLTNTSATEVASILTSLNASSSDDAFKTNFRAIASEAGNSLILRGDPAAVERAKLVTVELDGRDRLKDTIRVLPLNNADAEEVVPILQQVAYAIDKRRGLSEPNEATTIAHHDSTNSLVISAAPETLLSLERVIGDLDRRRAQVLVEAIIVEMSDDTARQLGVQFLLSGTENSTVPFATTNFSASAPNLLTLAGAISSDTPFSSDDEDANDALTTAALNSLLGLTGLTVGVGGQDGDTLFGAVLTAVEADTNSRILSKPFNMTLDNGTSSLLVGQNVPITTGQVLGDDNSNPFTTVERKDVGVGLTVTPRISNDGTIRMEISQTVSNVAGAISAGVTDVVFNTREINTSVIADDGEIIVLGGLIEQSEAFTNEKVPVLGDIPVAGRLFRTEGKALGRTNLMVFIRPTIIRDRAGASAATARSYNYIRAEELWAGEGDSGSSIDNFITEVLGSPPPR